The genomic segment TGCCATGTGCAACCAACATACAGCGGCCGTGTCCGGTGCCACGGTTATGGGTCACCCGCTGCGGAGGGTCTCCGCGTGGGGTGAAACTGTCCCCGTGCAGCTACGTTGAGCTGAGGGGGCCTGCTCCTTCAGAAGGCACAGGAGGGTTCATGGCCGCGACAGGGATCAGCGAACGGGTTGGCGTCGGCCCTGTCGAGCACGGGCACGCAACCCCGACGTCCTTCTGGGCCCTGACCCTCGGCTCCATCGGCGTGGTCTACGGCGACATCGGCACCAGTCCGCTCTATGCCCTCAAGGAAAGCCTTGCCGCCGCGACGGATCATGCCGGCGCTACGGCCCTGACCCGCGGGATGGTGCTGGGGGTGGTCTCTCTCATCCTGTGGACCCTGATCATCATTGTGACGATCAAGTACGTGGCCATCGTCCTACGCGCCGACAACAACGGCGAGGGCGGCACCCTCTCGCTCGTGACCTTGGCCCAACGCGCCCTCGGCCATAGCACCGGCGCTACCATCATCCTTGGGATGGTCGGCGCGTCGCTGTTCTACGGCGACGTCATCATCACGCCGGCGATCTCCGTCCTCTCGGCGGTCGAGGGCCTCAAACTGGTGACGCCGGCCTTCGAACCCTACGTGGTGCCCCTCAGCCTCGTGATCCTGATCACCCTCTTTGCCGTGCAGCGCTTCGGCACGGCCAGCGTCGCCTCGTTCTTCGGCCCGATCACCGCCTTCTGGTTCCTGGTCATGGCCGTTGGCGGCCTGATGCACATCCGGGACGATCTCAGCATCCTCGCCGCCATCAATCCAGTCCATGGCCTCAGCTTCCTGCTCAACCACGGCACGGCCGGGCTCCTCGCCTTGGGCGCGGTGTTCCTGTCGGTGACTGGCGCGGAGGCGCTCTATGCCGACATGGGGCATTTCGGACGTGCGCCAATCCGCACCGCCTGGCTCGGCCTCGTCCTGCCCGCGCTCGCCCTCAACTATCTCGGCCAGGGTGCCATGCTGCTGGCCCATCCCGAGGGGCTGGAGAACCCGTTCTTCCTGCTCTACCCCTCCTGGGCGCTGCTGCCGATGGTGATCCTCGCCACCGTCGCCACCATCATTGCCAGCCAGGCGGTGATCACGGGCGCGTTCTCGATCTCGGAGCAGGCAATGCATCTGGGTGTGCTGCCCCGCTTCCACGTCATGCGCACCTCCGAAACCGAGAAGGGTCAGATCTATATCCCCACCATCAACTGGCTCCTGCTCGCGGCGGTGATCGTGGTCGTTGTCCTGTTCGAGTCGTCGAGCGCCCTGGCGGCAGCCTATGGCCTTGCCGTGACCGGCGACATGGTCATCACCTCGTGCCTGCTGTTCATCGTGGCCTGGAAGTTCTGGCGCTGGTCGCCGGCCGTGGTGGCGCTGGTGATCGTTCCGTTCCTGGCCATTGAGCTCGTATTCCTCGGCGCGAACGCCCTCAAGATCCCCCACGGCGGCTGGTTCCCGCTGCTGGTCGGCACCGGGCTGTTCATCCTGATGCGGACTTGGCGCAAGGGTACGCGCCTGCTGGCCGAGATCTCGCACCGGGGCCGCCCGCCTTTGACCGAGTTCATCAGGGCAGCCGAAGGCAGCTCGGTGCCGCGTGTGCCCGGGACGGCGATCTTCCTCACCGGGAATTCCCAGGATGTGCCCGCCGCCCTGCTACACAACCTGAAGCACAACAAGGTGCTGCATGACCACAACGTCATCCTCACGGTCGTGACCGAGGAGGTCCCACGTTTGCAGGATGAGGGCCGCGTTACCGTGGAGACGCTCTCGGACCGGTTCTCGCGGGTAGTCGTGCGGTTCGGGTTCATGGAAAGCCCAAACGTGCCCAAGGCGCTGGAGGCTGTAAACTTCGACCTGAGCGACGCCTCGTACTTCCTGTCGCGGCGGGCACTGCAACCGTCAGCCCAGGCGGGTCTGCCACTCTGGCAGGACTACATCTTCATTCCGATGGCACGGTCGGCGAGCGATGTCTCGGACCAGTTCTGCATCCCTGAGGACCAGGCCGTCGAAGTGGGCGCGCGGATCACCATCTGAGCCGATACCTGACGGGGACGGGTTACCGGGGAGAAGTTGTGACCGGCAGTCGTTCGAGGGCCCTGAGGCCAGGCCGCGGCCGCCACCGGATGGTGTCCGGCGGCACCGCCAGTGCGAGCCCAGGTCAGCGCTTGAACAGCGCTTCCAGCGCGCACCTTGCCTCGATCCGGGCGAGCTGCTGTCCGAGGCAGAAATGGATGCCCGTGCCGAAGGCCAAGTGCCGATTGGGCCGTCGCGCCAGATCGAGCCTCTCGGGATGTGGATTGGCGTCAGGGTCGAAATTGGCCGCAGCCAACATGGCCATGATCCGGTCCCCTTTTCTCAGCCTGACCCCGCCGAGCTCAATGTCCCTTCCAACGAACCGGGGCTTGGTGAACTGTACCGGTGGCCCGAAGCGCGGGAGTGCTGAAGCAGATCAAGCCCTCATGTCGTGGCAGTGCCGGATGCGATCGTTCGGCTGGCGGATTCGGAACCTTGTTCTTGAAGCCGGGTTCTCTCCGTACGGCTAAGCTTTTCGTGGAGTGAGGCTGCCGCAGGGTGATCGGATGGCGCGCGACGACACTCTTCCGGAGATGAACAGAGACTATGCCGTAGGGCTGAGCCGTGCCTTTGGCGGCGCGATCATTTTCGCCATTCCGCTGCTGATGACCATGGAGATGTGGTGGTTGGGCTTTTCCATGGGACGAGGTCGGCTCCTCCTGTTCATGAGCGTCAACTTCGCCATCCTGGTCGGGCTGTCCTACTTCGCGGGCTTCGAGAAGACCTTCAGTTGGAAGGAGGATGTGATGGATGCCCTCGCCGCCTTCGGCGTTGGCGTGATCACCTCGGCCGCCATGCTCGCCCTTCTGGCGGTGATCACCTTCGATATGACCTGGACCGAGATCATCGGAAAGGTGGCTCTCCAGAGCGTGCCCGCGAGCATCGGCGCCATGCTCGGGCGCAAGCAGCTCGGAGCGGAGCAGGACGTCGGGGCCGAGGAGGAGCGCAAGGCGCTGGCAGGGTATGGCGGCGAGCTCTTCCTGATGTTGGCGGGGGCCTTGTTCCTGGCGTTCAACGTGGCGCCGACGGAAGAGATGATCCTGATCGCCTACCAGATGTCGCCCTGGCACACCCTGGCCCTCGGCGTTGTCTCCATCATCCTGTTGCACGTGCTCGTCTACACGGTCGGGTTCTCCGGCCAGGAGAGCCGGCCCGAGGGTGGGACGTCTCTGTCGACCTTCCTGCATTTTACCCTGGCGGGCTACGGCATTTCGCTCCTCGTCAGCCTCTACGTGCTCTGGACCTTCGGCCGCACGGACGGAGTGGCATGGGCCGAGATCGCCAACATGGCCGTGGTGCTCGGGTTTCCGGCGGCGCTTGGCGCGGCCATGACCCGGCTGGTGATATGAGGTGGTGATGAAGCGCGATGAGGTGAGTAACGATGCGCGTCGTTCGGGATCTGCGGCACATACACCATGGCTCGAGTGGGTCGCGTCGGGCGTCGGCCTCCTGCTGACCCTTGGCGTGTTCGGCCTGATCGGATGGCAGGCGCTGAACGATGCGGGTTCCCCACCCATAATCACGGTTGAAACCACCGGCGTGGCTCCCGTCATGGGTGGCTATCGGGTCATGTTCCGTGTGCACAACATCGGAGGCGCGGCTGCGGCACAAGTGCGGATTGAAGGGGTTCTCTCACGGAGCAACAGTCCGAATGAGACCAGCGACGTAGTGCTGGACTACATTCCGGGACACTCGCTGAGGGAAGGCGGTTTGTTCTTCAGTCAGGACCCGACGTCCGGAGGCCTCTCGTTGCGGGCTGCCGGCTTCGCGGAGCCTTGAGGGTGCGTGCCCGGAAGGCGCTCCGGACGCGTGAGAGTGTCGTCCAATTCGTCTCGTCCCGCCACAGGTCGGACGACAAGGTGCTTTGGTCGTCTTCAGGTTCCCGACACAAAGGCCGAGGCCGATCAGGGCCATGCCGGCGACGACCATCAGCCAGAGAAGGCTGGCACGCATCGGCCCCTCCTGGGTCATTCGGGCCTTCAGGTCGTGGAGTCCTGTCTCCGTGTCGTAAAGCATGGTCACAGGTCCTGAGGGGACTGCCGTATCGCGTCATGGATATCTGGAAATAAACCCTGCGCGGCGTTGCCGGTCGTTATCTCAAGGCGTCGCGGACGGCGCCGACGACCTCGGCCATCCGATAGGGCTTGTCGATGAAACGGCCGCTGTCGGGGACATCGTTGTCCCGCAGGCGTAGCCGGCCCGAGGTGACCACGGGGACGATATGCGGCCAGCGCTCATGGACGGTTCGCGCCAGATCCATGCCATCCATGCTGCCCGGCATGTGAATGTCGGTGAACAGGGCTGCCACCTCGTCGCCATGGCGCTCGAGCAGGTGCAGGGCCGTGTCGGCATTCTCCGCCTCCAGGACCCCGAATCCCGCGTCCTCAAGCATGTCGCGGGCGTTCATGCGCATGATCGGCTCGTCTTCGACGACGAGAATGCAATGCCGCTCTGGCATTCCGGAATCCATGCCTCTCAACAGCGTCCGATGGACTTCGTTCCTGTGATCGGCCCTTTCGAGCGTAGTCATCGCCGCGTGAGGGAGAACCTATCATTGAAGGACCGATTGTCAGCGTCCCGCTCGGCACGGAAAGCCCGTATGGCGGTGCTCACGATGATGGCTGTCATCAACTCCGCTCGTCATGCCTTCGCGGCGCCAATCGTGTCAGCCATGGTTGCACCACGGCTGCCCATCGGCCGGTCCGGACCCTCGGTGGAGTCCTTTGCGGTCTGGTGCTCCATCTCGGCGTTGATCTCGGCACCCACGAGGACCACGATGCCGGAGATCCAGATCCAGGTCATGAAGCCGATCACGGCGCCGAGCGAGCCATAAGTCTCGTTGTAGCTGCCGAAGTTCGCCACGTACCACGAGAACAGCATCGACACGACGAGCCACAGCACGGCAGCGACGATGCCGCCCGGCGTGACCCATTTCCACTCCGCCTTGTCGCGGCTCGGGCCGTAGCGGTACAGCACGGCCAGCCCCGCCACCACGACGACGAGGAGGATCGGCCAGCGCGCCAGCGCGAGCAGCCACTCGACCCCGCTGCCGAGGCCCATGAAGTCGAGGACGATCGGCAACACGACGATGGCGACCAGGGCCAGGAGAATGAACGCGATGGCGCCAAGCGTGAAGGCCAGCGACTGGAGATTGAGTTGCACGAAGGTGCGCTTCTCCTCCTCGTCGTAGACGATGTTGAGCGCGTCGATGACCGCCTTCATGCCCGCGTTGGCGCTCCACAGCGAGAGCACCAAGCCGAAGACGAAGCTGAACCCCAGGGTGCCGCCGCCCTGGGAGGCGATGCGGGTGACCTGCTCACGGATGATGTCGAGCGCGCCGCCCGGCAGCACGCCTGAGAGGGCATTGAGATGGTCCTGGATCGTCGCGGGATCGGCCACTAGGCCGTAGACTGACACCAGGGCGGCGATCGCCGGAAAGATCGCGAGCAG from the Microvirga ossetica genome contains:
- a CDS encoding YihY/virulence factor BrkB family protein, with product MTAATELPQDPKERRGLSATVTMLAIVAGWALARHVLAGTASAGAAVTHQGRQASAGRPGQDRSAGPPASPAAAAGEKERGREAATPTQIPTLGWKDILWRTYEEFGQDRIMAVAAGVTYYALLAIFPAIAALVSVYGLVADPATIQDHLNALSGVLPGGALDIIREQVTRIASQGGGTLGFSFVFGLVLSLWSANAGMKAVIDALNIVYDEEEKRTFVQLNLQSLAFTLGAIAFILLALVAIVVLPIVLDFMGLGSGVEWLLALARWPILLVVVVAGLAVLYRYGPSRDKAEWKWVTPGGIVAAVLWLVVSMLFSWYVANFGSYNETYGSLGAVIGFMTWIWISGIVVLVGAEINAEMEHQTAKDSTEGPDRPMGSRGATMADTIGAAKA
- a CDS encoding TIGR02587 family membrane protein, which codes for MARDDTLPEMNRDYAVGLSRAFGGAIIFAIPLLMTMEMWWLGFSMGRGRLLLFMSVNFAILVGLSYFAGFEKTFSWKEDVMDALAAFGVGVITSAAMLALLAVITFDMTWTEIIGKVALQSVPASIGAMLGRKQLGAEQDVGAEEERKALAGYGGELFLMLAGALFLAFNVAPTEEMILIAYQMSPWHTLALGVVSIILLHVLVYTVGFSGQESRPEGGTSLSTFLHFTLAGYGISLLVSLYVLWTFGRTDGVAWAEIANMAVVLGFPAALGAAMTRLVI
- a CDS encoding potassium transporter Kup → MAATGISERVGVGPVEHGHATPTSFWALTLGSIGVVYGDIGTSPLYALKESLAAATDHAGATALTRGMVLGVVSLILWTLIIIVTIKYVAIVLRADNNGEGGTLSLVTLAQRALGHSTGATIILGMVGASLFYGDVIITPAISVLSAVEGLKLVTPAFEPYVVPLSLVILITLFAVQRFGTASVASFFGPITAFWFLVMAVGGLMHIRDDLSILAAINPVHGLSFLLNHGTAGLLALGAVFLSVTGAEALYADMGHFGRAPIRTAWLGLVLPALALNYLGQGAMLLAHPEGLENPFFLLYPSWALLPMVILATVATIIASQAVITGAFSISEQAMHLGVLPRFHVMRTSETEKGQIYIPTINWLLLAAVIVVVVLFESSSALAAAYGLAVTGDMVITSCLLFIVAWKFWRWSPAVVALVIVPFLAIELVFLGANALKIPHGGWFPLLVGTGLFILMRTWRKGTRLLAEISHRGRPPLTEFIRAAEGSSVPRVPGTAIFLTGNSQDVPAALLHNLKHNKVLHDHNVILTVVTEEVPRLQDEGRVTVETLSDRFSRVVVRFGFMESPNVPKALEAVNFDLSDASYFLSRRALQPSAQAGLPLWQDYIFIPMARSASDVSDQFCIPEDQAVEVGARITI
- a CDS encoding TIGR02588 family protein, with the translated sequence MKRDEVSNDARRSGSAAHTPWLEWVASGVGLLLTLGVFGLIGWQALNDAGSPPIITVETTGVAPVMGGYRVMFRVHNIGGAAAAQVRIEGVLSRSNSPNETSDVVLDYIPGHSLREGGLFFSQDPTSGGLSLRAAGFAEP
- a CDS encoding response regulator yields the protein MPERHCILVVEDEPIMRMNARDMLEDAGFGVLEAENADTALHLLERHGDEVAALFTDIHMPGSMDGMDLARTVHERWPHIVPVVTSGRLRLRDNDVPDSGRFIDKPYRMAEVVGAVRDALR